From the Flavobacterium gyeonganense genome, the window AGCCATCCTGAGCGACAGTTAATTCAAACCGGTTATCGGTTGTTTGTGCTGATGATGTTAAGGCTATTAATGCTAAAAATAAGGTAACGATATATTTCATAGTTGATGGATTTTTAAATTACATAAGTCATATAAGATACTAAGTTTAGAAATCATTTTTCTCTTGCTTAAAAACCTTATATGACTTACATGGTAAATTCAAATTATTTTAATGTGAAAGCCAGACAGACATTTCGCCCTTACCATGATTTCCCCACGCAAAATACGGAATTAATTTCACAGTAAACTCTTTGCTATCTTTTGCCGAAAGCGGTTTGTAAAGCTTTTTATCCCATGAAGTATCATTATTTATTGATGAACTGGCAGTTATACTCAACAATTGTCTATCGCAAATTTTGATAAAATCTGTCGTGAATTTAGAATTGACATCCAAAACTACTTCGTTGATACTTGCATTCTCAGGAAGCTGATCCGATTCTAGGCAATAAACAATCGGACCTCTTTTTACAGCCACCTGATTTTTCACTTCTTCTACTAATGGATTCGCCTGCATCAATTCAACCGGCATCGGAATATTCAA encodes:
- a CDS encoding beta-L-arabinofuranosidase domain-containing protein, yielding MQKWKKGDVIELNIPMPVELMQANPLVEEVKNQVAVKRGPIVYCLESDQLPENASINEVVLDVNSKFTTDFIKICDRQLLSITASSSINNDTSWDKKLYKPLSAKDSKEFTVKLIPYFAWGNHGKGEMSVWLSH